In the genome of Acidimicrobiia bacterium, the window AGAGTCCGCCGATGCGCGCCAGATCACCACACCTCCGCCGACCAGCGTCACCAAGAGCGCGGCCATCACCACATAGGTGACTGCTTTCCGTTGGACGGGTTCGGACTGTTCGTGATCCATGGGTGGTCACACTAGAACGATGTCACCGGTCCCGGAGGCGGGTCCGGAAATGTCCGAGTTCTGGTAGTCCGATACACTCGGCGACCATGCAGCCGCTCATCGGGATAACAACCTACGACAGAACCGAACACCCCTCCCCCTCGGCACACTACGCCGCTCACTATTCCGTCCCCACCGAGTACGTCGACGCGGTGCGGCGAGCCGGAGGCGTCCCCGTGCTCTTGCCTCCCGGAGAACCGCACCCGGCCCGCTGGTTACACAAGCTCGATGGAGTTGTCCTATCCGGAGGCACCGACGTAGCCCCCGTTCGCTATGGCGGCAACGAAGACCCACGGGTACAAACGGCGGCATTGGAGCGCGATCAATCCGACTTTGAACTCACGGCGTCGCTCGTCGAGTCGACCATTCCGGCCCTCTTCGTCTGTCGGGGTATCCAGGTACTCAACGTCGGCCTGGGCGGAACCCTCCACCCACATCTGCCAGATGTTGTCGAAGACGACATCCACCGGGACGAAAACGGCCATTGGACAACCCATGCCATCGAGGCCGCGCCCGGTTCAGCTGTCGCCAAGGCCATGGGTACCGAACGTGTCGTCGCCTATTCGGGACACCATCAGGCACTTGATCGGGTGGCCGAGAGATTGGTCGTCACAGCCCTCGCCCCAGACGGAATCGTTGAGGCGGTCGAGCTACCCGGCCATCCGTGGCTGGTTGGTGTCCAATGGCATCCTGAAGTGACTGCCCACACCGATCCCACCCAGCAGGGTTTGTTCGACGACCTGATCCGGCACGCCTGACATACCGAGCGCGCCCGCCACTCCGGTTGAAACATTTCTCCGAAGAATCTGACTTATTCTGATTCAAGCCTTGTCAGACCAAGTATCATGTCACGCATGGCTAAGTATCAAGGTCCCGGTCTCACCGAACTCAGACGAGGGGTCGTCGAGTACTGCGTGATGTCACTGCTCTCTGCTGAAGAGATGTAT includes:
- a CDS encoding gamma-glutamyl-gamma-aminobutyrate hydrolase family protein; this translates as MQPLIGITTYDRTEHPSPSAHYAAHYSVPTEYVDAVRRAGGVPVLLPPGEPHPARWLHKLDGVVLSGGTDVAPVRYGGNEDPRVQTAALERDQSDFELTASLVESTIPALFVCRGIQVLNVGLGGTLHPHLPDVVEDDIHRDENGHWTTHAIEAAPGSAVAKAMGTERVVAYSGHHQALDRVAERLVVTALAPDGIVEAVELPGHPWLVGVQWHPEVTAHTDPTQQGLFDDLIRHA